The Sphingomonas alpina genome has a segment encoding these proteins:
- a CDS encoding carboxymuconolactone decarboxylase family protein, with product MEKAMPVRIAPASAPWSPAVASAFERLPQLQLFRVLARDERLFSRFVGGGLLDPGHISLRHRELAILRVCALNGSDYEWGVHVGLLSAAAGLTAAEVSATAATGAQDHQWIAQDGVIIRLCDALQSRCDIDEELWSDLAGHFDEMAILELLMLIGKYRQVCILTNALKLDLENGMPSICS from the coding sequence TTGGAGAAGGCCATGCCCGTTCGTATTGCTCCCGCCAGTGCCCCCTGGTCGCCTGCCGTCGCCAGCGCGTTCGAGCGGCTGCCGCAATTGCAGCTCTTTCGCGTCCTGGCGCGGGATGAGCGGCTGTTCAGCCGATTTGTCGGAGGTGGCCTGCTCGACCCGGGTCATATCAGCCTGCGGCATCGGGAGCTGGCCATCCTCCGGGTCTGCGCGTTGAATGGCTCGGACTATGAATGGGGCGTCCATGTCGGCCTGCTCAGCGCGGCAGCGGGACTGACCGCAGCGGAAGTGAGTGCGACCGCCGCCACCGGCGCGCAGGACCATCAATGGATAGCGCAGGATGGCGTCATCATCCGGCTCTGCGATGCGCTGCAATCACGCTGCGATATCGACGAAGAGCTTTGGTCGGACCTTGCCGGCCATTTCGATGAGATGGCAATACTGGAACTCCTGATGCTCATCGGGAAGTATCGTCAGGTCTGCATATTGACCAACGCTCTCAAGCTTGACCTTGAGAACGGCATGCCGTCGATCTGTAGTTGA
- the tuf gene encoding elongation factor Tu: protein MTNKMHVNVGTIGHVDHGKTTLTSAITRVQAARLGGKALSFDQIDKAPEEKARGITINTSHVEYESELRHYAHIDCPGHADYVKNMITGASQMDGAILLVDATKGAAKQTIEHILLARQVNVGHIVVFVNKMDMLDPGDRDDMMALIQLETSELLAAQGYRDSPFVFGSALRAAEAVERGDPAGVDAQAIVDLVAALDAHIPDPVRDYDSPFLMPIEGVHTIPGRGTVVSGRVERGTLRIGSAVEIVGLDNHGAELIVTGIQSFRKDVPEARAGMNVGLLLRGLKRDDVERGQVLSAPGAIKARVMGRAQIFVLTGEEGGRHTPFASGYRPQFFFGVTDVTGVIEIDGGASVSPGDQAEIGFTLNKPVGIEPGVRFAIREGGKTVGAGVVTQVID from the coding sequence ATGACCAACAAGATGCATGTGAATGTCGGGACGATCGGCCATGTCGATCATGGCAAGACCACGCTGACCTCGGCAATCACCCGGGTGCAGGCCGCGCGGCTGGGCGGGAAGGCCCTGTCGTTCGACCAGATCGACAAGGCGCCCGAGGAAAAGGCGCGCGGCATCACCATCAACACCAGTCATGTGGAATATGAGTCGGAGCTCCGGCACTACGCCCATATCGATTGCCCGGGTCACGCCGATTATGTGAAGAACATGATTACCGGCGCCTCGCAGATGGACGGGGCGATTCTGCTGGTCGACGCCACCAAGGGCGCGGCGAAGCAGACGATCGAGCATATCCTGCTCGCGCGGCAGGTGAATGTCGGTCACATCGTCGTGTTCGTGAACAAGATGGACATGCTCGATCCGGGCGACCGCGACGACATGATGGCGCTGATCCAGCTCGAAACCAGCGAGTTGCTGGCCGCGCAGGGGTATCGCGATTCGCCGTTCGTGTTCGGCAGTGCCCTGCGTGCGGCCGAGGCGGTCGAGCGCGGTGACCCTGCCGGAGTCGACGCGCAGGCGATCGTCGATCTGGTGGCGGCGCTGGATGCGCATATCCCGGACCCGGTGCGGGACTATGACAGCCCGTTCCTGATGCCGATCGAGGGTGTGCACACCATTCCCGGTCGCGGCACCGTGGTGTCCGGCCGGGTCGAGCGCGGCACGCTCAGGATCGGCAGCGCGGTTGAGATTGTCGGGCTCGACAATCACGGTGCGGAGCTGATCGTGACCGGCATCCAGAGTTTCCGGAAGGATGTTCCGGAGGCGCGCGCCGGCATGAATGTCGGGCTGTTGCTCCGCGGGTTGAAGCGTGACGATGTCGAGCGTGGCCAGGTGCTCAGTGCGCCTGGCGCGATCAAGGCGCGAGTCATGGGCAGGGCGCAGATCTTCGTCCTGACCGGCGAGGAAGGCGGCCGTCACACGCCGTTTGCGAGTGGGTATCGCCCGCAATTCTTCTTCGGCGTGACGGATGTCACCGGGGTGATCGAGATCGACGGGGGCGCCTCGGTGTCGCCGGGCGACCAGGCGGAAATCGGCTTCACGCTGAACAAGCCGGTCGGGATCGAACCGGGTGTGCGCTTCGCGATCCGTGAAGGCGGCAAGACCGTCGGCGCGGGGGTGGTGACCCAGGTCATCGACTGA
- a CDS encoding radical SAM/SPASM domain-containing protein — MITERADLSLPVRYSGLDDILKRVPVSVVWEITLACDLACQHCGSRAGRRRRDELTTAEALDLVDQIAELGARSVGLIGGEAYLRKDWLQIIAAIRAAGMECDLQTGGRNLSDARVAQAAAAGLNAVGISIDGIGATHDRLRGVIGSFEMALDAMRNVRAHGLEVGVNTQINARTLPELRELMDIIIEAGCHNWQLAITTAMGNAADHPDMLLQPWQMLDVLPLLAELAVEGRERGLFLQPASNIGYFGPHESALRNVMNEEIHFHGCNAGDTVMGIEADGTIKSCPGLPSPYAGGNIRDRRLRDIWENAEPMAFNRRRTVEDLWGYCRTCYYAETCLAGCTWTAHALMGRAGNNPMCHHRALDFEARGLRERLVKVKDAEGRSFDHGEFEIIVETATGAAVDAAIGGGTLAHV, encoded by the coding sequence GTGATCACCGAACGGGCCGATCTGTCGCTGCCCGTTCGCTATTCCGGTCTGGACGACATCCTGAAGCGTGTCCCGGTGAGCGTGGTCTGGGAGATCACGCTTGCCTGCGACCTGGCGTGCCAGCATTGCGGCTCGCGCGCCGGGCGGCGGCGGCGCGACGAGCTGACCACTGCCGAGGCGCTCGATCTGGTCGACCAGATCGCCGAGCTCGGCGCGCGCAGCGTCGGGCTGATCGGTGGCGAGGCCTATCTCCGCAAGGACTGGCTGCAGATCATCGCGGCGATCCGCGCGGCGGGCATGGAATGCGACCTGCAGACCGGCGGACGCAATCTGAGTGACGCGCGCGTGGCGCAGGCGGCGGCGGCGGGCCTCAATGCGGTCGGCATCTCGATCGACGGCATCGGCGCGACGCACGACCGGCTGCGCGGCGTGATCGGATCGTTCGAAATGGCGCTGGACGCGATGCGCAATGTCCGCGCGCATGGGCTGGAGGTCGGCGTCAACACGCAGATCAACGCCCGCACCTTGCCCGAGCTGCGCGAGCTGATGGACATCATCATCGAGGCCGGCTGCCACAACTGGCAACTCGCCATCACCACGGCGATGGGCAATGCCGCCGATCACCCCGACATGCTGCTCCAGCCATGGCAGATGCTCGACGTGCTGCCGCTGCTTGCCGAACTTGCCGTCGAGGGGCGCGAGCGCGGCCTGTTCCTGCAGCCCGCGAGCAATATCGGCTATTTCGGCCCGCACGAATCCGCGCTTCGCAACGTGATGAACGAGGAGATCCATTTCCATGGCTGCAACGCCGGCGACACGGTGATGGGGATCGAGGCGGATGGCACGATCAAGTCCTGCCCCGGCCTGCCCAGCCCCTATGCGGGCGGCAATATCCGCGACCGGCGGCTGCGCGACATCTGGGAGAATGCCGAACCGATGGCATTCAACCGGCGCCGTACGGTCGAGGATCTGTGGGGCTATTGCCGCACCTGCTATTATGCCGAGACCTGCCTTGCGGGCTGCACCTGGACAGCGCATGCGCTGATGGGGCGGGCCGGCAACAATCCGATGTGCCACCACCGCGCGCTCGATTTCGAAGCGAGGGGCCTGCGCGAACGGCTGGTCAAGGTGAAGGACGCCGAAGGGCGATCCTTCGACCATGGCGAGTTCGAGATTA
- a CDS encoding TonB-dependent receptor — translation MNHIVTAASAAAIALGLAVPAYAETAAEEPAPTEGAAPQDKAGDIVVTATKRGTSLQDTDLSVTVLDRKALDAARIRDIRQLDAAVPNVQFNESGQLGSTFISIRGIESNPFIVNRAAVYIDGIPFRELSNAVLNQVESIEVLRGPQATLYGANSESGLIVINTRAPSTTATGEMRVTGTSYGGGQGVVADGFLGGPLAGDTLSGSVAFKLGREASFLQNRAPGARGGRIGETFVQGRLRWTPDARLTVNATAYILDTRAPGVFDQEYLPLDIDRYNASYAEKYNGGRRIERFTYLNDAPKRTNEREIVTGASASYRLGYGTIDAALSYRQFTSDARGLDFDFTALPTVAGQDNKTKDFWNAELRFSSPAAKPFNYIVGVSHYRQDDRRFLATFVGPGTIDSFVRAPLQRASARDWGVFASANWSPISLAGLTFSAGLRYDHAQRAARQLAGSLDLGAGGQFVYRDATLSGGFSALLPRISVRYAPSPQLTFYANAAKGYIPGGFNLTAAQANLSDDVLRFASETMWSREAGFKWRSTDGKLRVAGAAFYIRSNNWQEIQVATDAQGRIISSDYIGSNASIDSKGFELEASAEPVPRLTLTANFGYADARYRDLQIDATTNARGRRVKLVPAYDGYLAARYQLASGWFARAELALTGTETLESRGEAVQPATQTIGLQAGYDGKRYSARLFVENLTNIRRGTGLAFRNLGFGNDGNWYSPIGRSRQIGLELSARF, via the coding sequence GTGAACCATATCGTCACCGCGGCTTCGGCCGCCGCCATCGCACTTGGCCTTGCCGTGCCCGCTTATGCCGAAACCGCCGCTGAAGAGCCCGCCCCCACCGAAGGTGCCGCGCCGCAGGACAAGGCCGGCGACATCGTCGTCACCGCGACCAAGCGCGGCACCAGCCTGCAGGACACTGATCTGTCGGTCACCGTGCTGGATCGCAAGGCGCTCGACGCGGCGCGGATCCGCGACATTCGTCAGCTCGACGCGGCCGTGCCCAATGTCCAGTTCAATGAAAGCGGGCAGCTCGGCAGCACCTTCATCTCGATCCGCGGGATCGAATCCAACCCGTTCATCGTCAATCGCGCCGCGGTCTATATCGACGGCATCCCGTTCCGCGAATTGTCCAACGCCGTGCTCAACCAGGTCGAGTCGATCGAAGTGCTGCGCGGACCGCAGGCGACGCTGTACGGCGCGAACAGTGAATCCGGGCTGATCGTCATCAACACCCGCGCGCCGAGCACGACCGCCACCGGCGAAATGCGCGTCACCGGCACCAGCTATGGCGGCGGCCAGGGCGTGGTCGCGGACGGATTCCTCGGCGGCCCGCTGGCCGGCGACACGCTGAGCGGATCGGTCGCGTTCAAGCTTGGACGCGAGGCGAGCTTCCTGCAGAATCGCGCGCCCGGTGCGCGCGGCGGGCGGATCGGCGAGACGTTCGTGCAGGGCCGGCTGCGCTGGACGCCCGATGCACGCCTGACCGTCAACGCCACCGCCTATATCCTCGACACGCGCGCGCCGGGCGTGTTCGACCAGGAATATCTGCCGCTCGATATCGACCGCTACAATGCGAGCTATGCCGAAAAATATAATGGCGGCCGGCGGATCGAGCGCTTCACCTATCTCAACGATGCCCCCAAGCGGACCAATGAGCGCGAGATCGTGACCGGCGCGAGCGCCAGCTACCGGCTCGGCTATGGCACGATCGACGCGGCTCTATCCTATCGCCAGTTCACCAGCGACGCGCGCGGGCTCGATTTCGACTTCACCGCCCTGCCGACCGTCGCCGGGCAGGACAACAAGACCAAGGATTTCTGGAACGCCGAACTCCGCTTCTCTTCGCCCGCAGCCAAGCCGTTCAACTATATCGTCGGCGTCTCACATTATCGTCAGGACGATCGCCGGTTCCTCGCGACCTTTGTCGGGCCGGGCACGATCGATTCCTTTGTCCGGGCGCCCCTGCAGCGCGCCAGCGCGCGCGACTGGGGCGTGTTCGCATCGGCCAACTGGTCGCCCATCAGCCTTGCCGGGCTGACCTTCAGCGCCGGGCTGCGCTACGATCATGCCCAGCGCGCCGCGCGCCAGCTGGCCGGCTCGCTCGATCTCGGCGCAGGCGGCCAGTTCGTCTATCGTGACGCTACTTTGTCGGGCGGCTTCTCGGCGCTGCTGCCGCGCATCTCGGTCCGCTATGCGCCCTCGCCGCAGCTGACCTTCTACGCCAATGCCGCCAAGGGCTATATTCCCGGCGGCTTCAACCTCACTGCCGCACAGGCCAATCTCAGTGACGATGTGCTGCGTTTCGCGTCCGAGACGATGTGGAGCCGCGAGGCCGGGTTCAAATGGCGCTCGACCGACGGCAAGCTGCGCGTCGCCGGCGCGGCTTTCTATATCCGGTCGAACAACTGGCAGGAAATCCAGGTCGCGACCGATGCGCAGGGGCGGATCATCTCGTCCGACTATATCGGCTCGAATGCGTCGATCGACAGCAAGGGGTTCGAGCTGGAGGCCTCGGCCGAACCGGTTCCGCGCCTGACGCTGACCGCCAATTTCGGCTATGCCGATGCGCGCTATCGCGACCTGCAGATCGACGCGACGACCAATGCGCGCGGCCGGCGCGTGAAGCTGGTGCCGGCCTATGACGGCTATCTCGCCGCGCGCTATCAACTGGCCAGCGGCTGGTTCGCTCGCGCCGAACTGGCGCTTACCGGCACCGAAACGCTGGAGAGCCGCGGTGAGGCGGTTCAGCCCGCTACACAGACGATCGGCCTGCAGGCCGGCTATGACGGCAAGCGCTATTCCGCACGGCTGTTCGTCGAAAATCTGACCAATATCCGCCGCGGCACCGGCCTTGCCTTTCGCAACCTCGGCTTCGGCAATGACGGCAACTGGTATTCGCCGATCGGGCGATCGCGGCAGATCGGACTGGAACTCAGCGCAAGATTTTAA
- a CDS encoding winged helix-turn-helix transcriptional regulator: MVFVAPLPGQSVRGSKTGRPVMAALDLLGRRGCLRVLWELRGDTHLTFRALSAASALPPATLNTRLKELRAAGIVEAEGAYRLTASGRDLLTALEPLLLWSEQWAQDRHAI; this comes from the coding sequence ATGGTTTTTGTAGCACCCCTGCCCGGGCAATCGGTCCGCGGGTCGAAAACCGGCCGGCCGGTCATGGCCGCACTGGACTTGCTGGGACGCCGGGGATGCTTGCGGGTGTTGTGGGAATTGAGGGGCGATACGCACCTGACCTTTCGCGCATTGTCGGCAGCGTCGGCGCTCCCGCCGGCCACATTGAACACGCGCCTGAAGGAACTTCGTGCCGCCGGAATCGTCGAAGCGGAGGGGGCTTACCGACTCACCGCTTCCGGCCGGGACTTGCTGACCGCATTGGAACCGCTGTTGCTATGGTCGGAGCAATGGGCGCAGGATCGGCACGCGATATGA
- a CDS encoding AraC family transcriptional regulator, with the protein MEDQRADRALIERHAGQAGSVRANPAGSVMMVRAGYDAFAGEVRTGPYLRIGMALGPATRLFQDADGVRLDGQWRFGEVVVTPPHRRVETRSAALRMVGLAIDLDRATQCQGCAVLDADLMRAAGGFQRDQLLSSVLSALWHEADVHGASSAFFDHGVALVLQRLADLPPPSGNRRVHPLGPERFGRVVELIESRLDSDLSVPEMAAEAGQDPSGFTRSFRATTGMTPYAFLTLRRMERAKLLLTTGLSVTSVAGAVGYANAGKFASAFARMCGVNPSAWQRGR; encoded by the coding sequence ATGGAAGACCAGCGCGCCGACCGTGCCCTGATCGAACGGCATGCCGGACAGGCGGGCAGTGTCAGGGCCAACCCGGCCGGATCGGTGATGATGGTGCGGGCGGGGTACGACGCCTTTGCCGGGGAAGTGCGGACCGGCCCCTATCTGCGCATCGGCATGGCGCTGGGGCCCGCGACGCGATTGTTCCAGGACGCTGACGGGGTTCGGCTCGACGGCCAGTGGCGGTTCGGTGAGGTGGTGGTCACGCCGCCGCATCGCCGGGTCGAAACGCGCAGTGCCGCGCTGCGCATGGTCGGGCTGGCGATTGATCTCGATCGTGCGACGCAATGCCAGGGCTGCGCGGTGCTTGACGCCGATCTCATGCGCGCGGCCGGCGGTTTCCAGCGTGACCAGTTGCTGTCATCGGTATTGTCGGCGCTATGGCACGAGGCCGATGTGCATGGGGCCTCAAGCGCCTTTTTCGATCATGGCGTCGCGCTGGTGCTGCAGCGCCTGGCGGATCTGCCGCCGCCGTCCGGCAACCGCCGCGTCCATCCGCTCGGGCCGGAACGCTTCGGGCGGGTGGTTGAGCTGATCGAGAGCCGGCTCGATAGCGACCTGTCCGTGCCGGAAATGGCAGCGGAGGCAGGGCAAGATCCGAGCGGCTTTACCCGGTCGTTCCGGGCGACCACCGGGATGACGCCTTATGCCTTTCTCACGCTGCGCCGCATGGAGCGGGCCAAGCTGCTGCTCACCACCGGCCTGTCGGTCACGAGCGTGGCCGGGGCGGTCGGCTATGCCAATGCCGGGAAGTTCGCCAGCGCCTTTGCCCGGATGTGCGGCGTTAACCCGTCCGCCTGGCAACGCGGCCGATAG
- a CDS encoding class I SAM-dependent methyltransferase, producing the protein MDRLSTAALSGVPETLLIPLAARLLASERNPDLGFIDPAARVVGERLAFDPARFADDRGSMRGSIVRALWFDSVVRRFLAAHPDALCVSIGSGLDTRTDRVTPPPGVDWYDIEFPDVVALRQALIPARPNVHAIAADGANVLAWVDVVPWHRERPMLVLAEGVCMYLKPEAGAAWLRALDYLAGVRATPLTLAFDFASPFMVRNSRRNPSVRKTQAQFSWGLRRIDDAVRIAPGFRVAERYDVARRSGVLSRTVSMAHRLITGGRPLYGCATLTHAGHAAG; encoded by the coding sequence ATGGACAGACTGTCGACGGCCGCGCTGAGCGGCGTTCCGGAAACCTTGCTGATCCCGCTCGCGGCGCGGCTGCTCGCAAGTGAGCGCAATCCCGATCTCGGTTTTATCGATCCGGCGGCGCGGGTGGTTGGCGAACGCCTCGCCTTCGACCCTGCGCGCTTCGCCGATGATCGCGGCAGCATGCGCGGTTCGATCGTTCGTGCGTTGTGGTTCGACAGCGTGGTCCGGCGCTTTCTCGCCGCGCATCCCGATGCGCTGTGCGTATCGATCGGCTCGGGGCTCGACACGCGCACCGACCGCGTCACGCCGCCGCCGGGAGTGGACTGGTATGATATCGAGTTCCCCGATGTGGTGGCACTGCGCCAGGCGCTGATCCCGGCCCGGCCCAATGTTCATGCGATCGCCGCCGACGGCGCGAATGTCCTGGCATGGGTCGATGTCGTTCCCTGGCATCGCGAGCGGCCAATGCTGGTCCTGGCGGAAGGTGTCTGCATGTACCTCAAGCCGGAGGCCGGCGCGGCCTGGCTGCGCGCGCTCGATTATCTTGCCGGGGTGCGTGCGACGCCGCTGACGCTTGCCTTCGACTTCGCCTCGCCCTTCATGGTCCGCAACTCACGCCGCAACCCCAGTGTGAGGAAAACTCAGGCACAGTTTTCCTGGGGCCTGCGCCGGATCGACGATGCGGTCCGCATCGCGCCGGGTTTCCGTGTCGCGGAGCGCTATGACGTGGCGCGCCGGTCCGGCGTCCTGTCACGCACGGTCAGCATGGCGCACCGGCTGATCACCGGCGGCCGCCCGCTTTATGGCTGCGCGACCTTGACCCATGCCGGGCACGCGGCCGGCTAA